The DNA window GATTTATCTTATGGACATGTATCAAAAATAAAGGAAAGAGGAAATGAGTTAGATCTAGAAGTTAAGGCAAAAGATTACTTTACAATAACACCAAATATAGGAGTAGAAACAAAATATACATTGCCATTAGGATTAACACATCAAGCATTTGCGAAGTTGGATACACAAGTAGATTATGATGTAACAAAACTATATAGAAATCCAAATATGGCAAAGATAAAGAATGCAAATACTGGATATTATAAGCTATCAGAACCAGAAAGAAGAAGAGGTAGAGTAACAGTAGGAGCAGAATTAGGATTTGAAAAAGAAGGTACATATGGAGTAACATTCAGAGCAGAGTATCAAGGCTACAAGAAGAGCGATATGAATTATGGAGTAAAATTAAATTACAAATTCTAAGAATAAAAGAAGGGTATTGGTTACAATATGTAACCAATACTTTTTATTTATAAAATTAAAAATATATGTTAAAATATAAAACAGAGTAAATTTTATAGGTTGTTAGAAGGAGTTAGCATTATGTATAAGTTATTTGGTTATGGATTAAAAGGAATTCCCTATATAAATAGATTAAAAAGAAGAGTGTTTTATGCAGTTGTGATTACAGTTGTTGCATTAAATATTTTTATAAGTTTCTCATTGAATTTAAGAAGTCTGACTAATGAGAAAATATTTAATTCTTTTATAGTTGCAGATTTACAAAATAATCTTAATCAAGATAAAAAGAATGAAATAGAGAAATATATATTGGGAATAGATGGAGTTCGTTCAGTCAGATTTATGGATAAATTTGAAAGTTTTAAGAATTTACAAAATGAACTTAATATTTCAATTCCTGAATCAAGTAACCCTTTAACAGATTCATTAGTAATCTCAGTAAAAGATCCAACACTTCTTGGACATATTCAAGAGACTATTGAAACAAGAGAAGAAGTAAAAGAAGTATATAAAGATGAATCATATTTGAAGCAATCTAAGGAACAAGGATTTATAACTTCTATGGCACAGATAGGAAGTGGTGTTTTCTCATTTTTTATAGCAG is part of the Fusobacterium nucleatum genome and encodes:
- a CDS encoding ABC transporter permease, with product MYKLFGYGLKGIPYINRLKRRVFYAVVITVVALNIFISFSLNLRSLTNEKIFNSFIVADLQNNLNQDKKNEIEKYILGIDGVRSVRFMDKFESFKNLQNELNISIPESSNPLTDSLVISVKDPTLLGHIQETIETREEVKEVYKDESYLKQSKEQGFITSMAQIGSGVFSFFIAVITIIIFNFGVAIEFLNNANTGLDYAENIRKSKIRNLLSFTMSTVIGTLIFFNIYVLFRKYVSHAKFDSSMLSLKEIVLWHLGAIAILNLLVWLIPANVGRIEYAEEDEEDELDDEFYDNDEDEEDGDYDDFEDDED